One Malania oleifera isolate guangnan ecotype guangnan chromosome 10, ASM2987363v1, whole genome shotgun sequence genomic region harbors:
- the LOC131166313 gene encoding pentatricopeptide repeat-containing protein At5g16860-like, which yields MIPETLGSLLHHCSKSKAFRHGLSLHAAIFKMGMQSDVFVSNHLLNMYAKCGNTTFARCVFDEMVERNLVSWSAMISGYDQAREPLLAIDLFSQMRLAPNEYIFASAISACASLSALIQGQQIHSQALKFGYAFISFVSNSLISMYMKCGYCRDAMLLFANMYEPTCVSFNAIISGFLENQQSERGIEVFKLMYQQGLIPDCFTFVGVLRIFMNMDDLRRGMELHCHLVKLKFDTTLFVGNVIITMYSKFNLIEEAEKAFRFIKEKDVVSWNTLIAACSHCVNHAKGLRVFKEMIKEISVRPDDFTFASALAACAGLASMRYGRQIHAHLIRTRLDEDVGVGNALVNMYAKCGCIGNAYTVFNQMGCRNVVSWNSIIAGYGNHGFGEKAVELFEQMEKIGVKPDSRTFVGLLTACNHSGLVDKGRYYFNSMQGHYGIFPDIEHFSCLIDLLGRAGRLYEAEECLQKSPFGHDLVVLGSLLSACRLHGNVVIGERLARQLLKVQPVTTSPYVLLSNLYALDGMWHGAAEARKMLKGSGLKKDPGQSLIEVKGIIEKFTIGDFSHPRLEEIKDVLRTSSWMDDESCVPLI from the coding sequence ATGATACCAGAAACTCTTGGCTCACTTCTGCACCATTGCTCCAAATCCAAGGCATTCCGACATGGTCTTTCGCTTCATGCTGCGATCTTTAAGATGGGCATGCAATCTGATGTTTTTGTATCTAACCACCTGCTCAACATGTATGCCAAATGTGGCAACACCACCTTTGCCcgctgtgtgtttgatgaaatgGTTGAGAGAAACCTTGTGTCCTGGTCAGCCATGATCTCTGGTTATGACCAGGCAAGAGAGCCATTACTAGCAATTGATCTGTTCTCCCAAATGCGACTGGCGCCGAATGAATACATCTTTGCCAGTGCCATCAGTGCTTGTGCTAGTCTCTCAGCACTAATACAAGGGCAGCAGATACACTCCCAGGCCCTGAAGTTTGGCTATGCATTCATTTCATTTGTTTCCAATTCACTTATCTCAATGTATATGAAATGTGGTTATTGTAGGGATGCCATGTTGCTCTTTGCCAATATGTATGAACCAACTTGTGTCTCCTTTAATGCAATAATTTCTGGGTTTTTGGAAAATCAGCAATCAGAAAGAGGGATTGAAGTATTCAAGCTTATGTACCAACAAGGACTTATTCCTGATTGTTTTACTTTTGTTGGGGTGTTGAGGATTTTCATGAACATGGATGATTTGCGGAGAGGAATGGAATTGCATTGCCACTTGGTCAAGCTCAAATTTGACACCACTCTTTTTGTTGGCAATGTGATAATAACAATGTATTCAAAGTTCAATTTGATAGAAGAAGCAGAGAAAGCTTTCAGATTTATCAAAGAGAAAGATGTTGTTTCATGGAACACTCTTATTGCAGCTTGCTCTCATTGTGTTAATCATGCTAAGGGTTTGAGAGTTTTCAAAGAGATGATAAAGGAAATTAGTGTGAGGCCTGATGACTTCACTTTTGCAAGTGCCCTTGCTGCATGTGCCGGCCTTGCCTCAATGCGCTACGGTCGGCAGATTCATGCTCATCTAATCAGAACAAGGCTGGATGAGGATGTGGGTGTTGGTAATGCACTTGTAAATATGTATGCTAAATGTGGTTGCATTGGAAATGCATACACTGTGTTTAACCAGATGGGCTGTCGTAATGTAGTCTCATGGAACAGCATCATAGCAGGGTATGGGAATCATGGGTTTGGGGAGAAAGCTGTAGAATTGTTTGAGCAGATGGAGAAAATTGGGGTGAAGCCAGATTCTCGTACTTTTGTTGGACTTCTAACAGCCTGCAATCATTCAGGACTAGTGGATAAGGGCCGATATTATTTCAATTCTATGCAAGGACATTATGGGATTTTCCCTGATATTGAGCATTTCTCTTGCCTCATTGATTTATTGGGACGGGCTGGTAGATTGTATGAGGCTGAAGAATGCTTACAAAAGTCTCCATTTGGGCATGACCTAGTTGTTTTAGGGAGCTTGCTTTCTGCTTGTCGGTTGCATGGTAATGTTGTCATTGGTGAACGCTTGGCTAGACAGCTTCTGAAAGTTCAGCCTGTGACTACTTCACCCTATGTTTTGCTGTCGAATTTATATGCTTTGGATGGGATGTGGCATGGGGCTGCTGAGGCAAGGAAGATGCTGAAGGGTAGTGGGTTGAAGAAGGATCCTGGTCAGAGTCTCATTGAAGTGAAGGGCATTATAGAGAAGTTCACAATAGGTGACTTTTCTCACCCAAGACTTGAAGAGATAAAGGATGTACTCAGAACTTCAAGTTGGATGGATGATGAGAGTTGTGTACCATTAATTTAA